CCAGTGTTTTTAGGTCGAAATTTTCTCGAGGCAAAACTCTTTGTATCGCAATGCTTATTACTGACAGCAAGCCCCATTGATCGGTTATTCTCAATaactttttatgttatttttgggTTACATATTTTTCACCACAAGAAGAACATTGCAAGAACAGATTATATAGGTTTTTATAGTTTTAGATTGGTACCAACATTACCAAATTATGAGTTCGATGTTTGAATGACTATAATAGCTTTAAGGGCTTAAGATACCCTAGTTTGACTGGACCTTATTTATACAGAAACTTCACAAAACAGTAGTGAAGAAAGCTAGCTACATAGCTTTTAAGAGCTCACTGAACCTTTAGCTTATGATTTTCAAAGCTCAAGCTCATACTTTATTCAGCCATACTAAAAGTTTTAGTGGCTTCTATATAAAGGTTATGGTGCAAAATGATATGAACAACCAGGTTAGGTTGAATCGACCTATCAACACAAATTTGTGCATCTGCtttacttttcatttctttacgcAACGATTTAATTGCAAATTTTAAGAGGGCGCACGAGAGAAACAGGCATAAAAGATGAGACTTGCTGTCATATCTTCGATCATAAAATAAAGGGGTTAGACATTCGcacaaacatcaaaaactaaTTACTAGAACTTGAGCATGAGCAAAAGAAAAATACACCAACGAAATAAGCAAGAGAGTCCACTAACCACGATAAAAGTAATAACTACGTTACACTAAACTGAACTCGCACCATGAAACGTATGGTATGATACAACCTCTCAAGGCACAAGACGAGACCCTGAAAAACCTTGATTTGGATATCACCCATCAGTATCCGTTTTGCCATAACTGTTGCGACTGAAGTTTAGGTTGCCCTTGGGACCCACCACCAAGTGAAGCCTCCCTAGAATTCTGCTGTAGCTGATGTTGCTCCTGTGACATCCCAGGCTGGGAGTGGAAAAAATCTGGGTAATTTAGCGGTGCCCCGCCATAACTCTGTGAAGGCTGCTGACCTTGCCTAAACCCACTTGGCTGCTGCTGGCTCTGACCCTGCAGATTGTAATATGCACTGGCTGCAACAGCCGGCATTGTCCGGGAGCCACCTCCATGAAGCCAGTTCTCATTCTAATATAAACCACAATTACGAGTTAGAAAACGATAATCATTGATGTAGTTATGAAAAGTAGTTTAAAAAAAGATGAATACCTGTTGTTgtagctgctgctgctgctgttgaAGAGAGAGCAAATGGCTGCTATCTTTATAATGGGCTCTCAAGGCATCTTCATAATTTATTGCAGAACCTTCAGCAACTGAAGGTTGGCTAACTTGGTAATTTCCAGGAATTGTTGTTGACCCACCAAATGAACCATAACCGGAAGCAGCAGATTGTGGCAAGCTGCTGGCTGAAATACTACTTTTGTACTGAGGTAGCATGGCCGCTAACTGTTGATGATATGTACTATTTCCAGCATATGCGGGTTGAAAACCAGATGGCATGTATGTATAACTTTGGGGGGCTAAGAAAGGGTAGCCGATCATGTTAGCTGCAAAAGGTCCCAAAGGAAGAGTGGGTTGGGAGTAAGGGTGCAGAAGGTGCTGCGGTACAGCAGGCCCAGTAGAAAGATTCTGTTGTAGCGGTTGAGACGATGAAAGGCCAACAGTCTTTAAAGCCTGGTTACCCAAAACAGAttgttaaaaaacttaaaagaaaggTTCAGCATATGAATGCAAGTAATTAGATTCATTGAAATACCTCTGCCATGGATATGGTAGGATCGCTGATGGAAGATGCTGAGTTGGCATACCTAGAAGGCATAGATTGACTTACTGAAAACTGTGAGTACGACAGATCAGGTTCTCTTGCAGGATGGCCATTCGCTGCAGCCTGCTGTAGCATGGTCCAAGGGAGAACATGTGTTAGTATTGCATACAAAgagaatatatattgaaaaactGTATCTAAACTATACAAGTTATTACCATGACGTTCAAAAAGGGAGTAGAAATTTGAGTCTGTGGAGGTGTTTGGGATTGAGGGAAAGAAGGTTCCAATAACTGGTTATTATGAGAAAAACCATATTGATTTTGACTGCTATGTGTCACTTCAGAATCCTCTTGTTTCATAACTGCAGTTTGTGAAGCAGAAGGTAACTCATAGTTCTCTGCTCCTGCTAACGTTCTTGCAGAAGTATCTTCATAGTACTCTAGATTTCTGCAAAGTGAAGTAAAATCAGAAGAAAGAAATCAAAATAGATAAGATAAATAACCACTAGAGATTTATTTAGAGGATATACGTCGTTTCAGAGTGCTCTGCAGATGAGGGTCCAGAGAATCCCGGATTCATGGTTACTCCAAAGCTTCCAAAACTTAAGTGCGAGCAATCAGCACTATGGACTTGTAAGTGATTCGGAATTACTACAGAAGGGACATCCTCTTCAGGTTGTACCGTGGGCTCCTCATCTTGTATTGCAAGCTTTTGCATACTTGCACTCATGGACGACATAGGGGGTTCAACTTCTTCGACTGAAACAAGAGAAACAAATTGTGTCACTTTGCTCTCTTCCGCCTATAatattcctttttttattttgaaacatattaaatatatctTTAGATTAGACTAGCCCGTTTTGAACTAGAATGAAGACCAACATAGCATAAAAAAATGTAACTGGCTCGCAAGAACATAAAATCCCACAAAAAACAGCCCAAAAACAGTCAGCACCAGTCTGAGCTTTTAACAAAGCCGGACTTTTTTTAAGGGTCAAAATGGGCTAAATTAGAACCAGGCTGGTCCTTACCAATCTCTATTTTACACCGTAAAATTTCATTAAGTTCCTTGAGAAAGAACATCGCTACCCAAAGGAATGGAAATAAACAAATTGGAAGGGATCAGCATTCTAGTCCTACATGGTAAACAAACATGCTTTTATCCTTCCGTCAGAATGGCCCATTCCTTTCCTGCATAGCAAACCCTATCTTAATTTATAGAAGCAACAAAAATGTGTAACTCACCTTCTTTGTTGTCGGAAGCATCATCGTGAGGATGGTAAGAGTCCATGTTGTTATAAGATCCATCGTCATAATGGGGTTCGGTAACAGAAGCAGGTCCAACGTGGTCCTCAATGTCATCTTCAGAAGAACTTTCCTCTTGCGGCTCAACCACATTGGTCTCATAGCCTACATACTCGTTACTTTTATCGAATGACAAATTTGATTGAGCCAAATCCATCCCAGAATCTGCATGAGTATCTACCACACGAACAGCGGGTGGCTTCTCAATAGAGGGCCATTCATTATGAGGAGAAGCATCATGTTCAGGATGTATCTCAGGAACCAGGTTGTGATTGATGTTCGGTTGAGATGCGTTTGAAGTGCTATAAACCTTGTTCTGTGGCCTACCCATTTTGACAATGTCAGCCATTGACTTTTGTCCGGGTGCACCCACCCAAGCAGATTGGTATCCAGAAGATGGCTGTGGAACTGGTACAGCATCAGCTACATTATGAGCTAATGGTTCATTTGCCACACCTAAAGATTCACTGTAATAGCCAAACCAAAAAAACAGGTTAACACTAATTAGCTCAAAGCAATCAAACAACACAGCTGCATGAATGTACACATGattcaaattcaaaaatacAGCAAATTAGAAAATACATAGTTGATATGATTTCATACTTTAAAACTACGATTACCAAACAAATCACAggaaaaactcaaaattaataaagaagGAATCTTAGAATAACTGAAGCACACACTCAATGGTGAGAATGTATACTAAAGAAAGAAACATGAAAATCAAAACAGAAGTAGCGATACACAAGAAACAATGTACACATAAATATGTGAGTATAAACTTCTACATCATCATCAATGCCATTACATGTGGTTTGGGGGGCCTATGGAGGTTGTTTGGAGTTGTCTAGCTGGTTATGCTTCTGCTGGGTCAAATTATCAATTTAACTCCACTTTCACTCccattaaacaaaaatatttcttctttttactacaataatgtttttttggactttttgaTATATCACTCCTGATTCGTCAAACAATAAAACATATCAATATCACAACTTCCTTGTATAAGATATCAATATCAATGatatcaatattaatatcaattatgtttttttggaccctttttttttttttatcaatttctTGTATAATCAGATTTGCCAAacaatataacatatatcaatATCACAACTACAGACAGCAAAAGCTGTTTCGTACATATGATTATCTTATCATGAGAAAAGCACTTTCAGAAGGCACATCTAAACACCTCATAACTTAATGACTTAAAGACCAATATATCCAAATCACATAATTCCTAATTTTGCAAAACCTTTAGACACCTAAATAATTACACAGCCAGGTTCTCGCAATGATGAAAACACTGAGCAAGCATTAAGAAGCGTAAAGGAGATGAAACCATGAAATTTAGGTGCTGGCACAATGATGTTAAATGCCAAGACTAACCCAGAATTTATATGGTACTTCAAATGACAAAAAGAGCTGATGGACATGGGTGCCAGAGGTACAACATGAGCTATATATTAGTGGTCAGTTATTCGTAATGACACTCCAAATTTCACCAATGTTCTGATAGACCAGGTGAACATAAGCCTTTTCTTCTTCTGATAGATAGTTCAGTAGGTCACAGGATCAATTTAGCAAGCAAATACTAGTCAATAATGAATAGAGTGAGATTTTACCATTTGCGCTCTAAAGAATTCCCGTTACCCAACTTTCCAGTAAATTAAttggtatttttaaatatgcgtttaaaacattcaatatttatattaaatgacTAATTATATATGAACTTTCTTAAGGACATATTACCACAACTAAAGCCCAAGGTTTAATCTAACATGACTTGCCTGTAAGATTGAGGGTGCCAATTTGCATTACGCGATGCAACTCTAGTAGCTGGAGTGTTTGAAGATGTAAAAGAACTCGACCCATTTTCCCTCTTATATGTAGGCTTTCCATGCAATCCACCAGGCTctacaaaaattcaaaaatgtaAGAATCCATTTTCATGTGATTCACCacactatataaaaatttaaaatgtaagAATTCATCGGAACACTAATATGCAACTTTCTTTCAGAATcgaatacatataaaaaattaagttgtgGTAATTACATACCAGAAGAGTTAAAATGGGTTGAACCACTACGTCCAGCGTATCGATCTGTGCCACTTCTACCCCCACGATTAGAGGTGCTGCCACCACCACGGGGTCTAGATTCTGTTGTATCCTTGTGCTGCAAACAAAAAACAGAATAAACCACCATACTAAAAACAGTACAAAAAAGACTAGAATGCAGATATACATTAATACTCTGTCTTCTTTAAACAGCCCAATAAGCCATATTATAtatgcacaaaataaaaaacaaaatagaatTCGGTTAATAAAACATTGAAACATGAGTTCCATGTGTTGTCAATGTCCACGcacctcttttttcttttctcgtTTGCTCTTCACCTCGTGAAAAGTATCTACACAAGCAGAAGTGTTCATATTAGAGCTTATAAAAAAACATGCAAAATCTTAAACCACAAGTCAACCGTAAATCTTGTATTAAAAGACAAGAAGAAATTAGATTTCATACATCAGCAAAAGCTTTTGACGGATAGTGAAACCTTAAATCAGAATAGGTGGGGCTCAAGTAGATAAAGTTATTATACAGCCCTATATATAAACTTCATACATTACACTGAAGGTATTCAAGAAAAACCACATGCATATCAAGATTGATAATGACTAGATCACGAGAATCATAGATGAAGAAAACATATGAACTACCCTCTCTGCTCATATACCATAAATTGCTAAAGCTAAATAAGCCCGAATTTGCAATTTTCTCAATAAACTATCAACACACCAGGCTTATACAGTCATACATTGGGTACGAATGATGCTTGTAACAAATATGTTGCACCACTGACAGCATTCATGAGTATCGCCATCAGTGCAACTCGCAATATTTGTAGAACTTAAGCATTAGGCTAAAAGCTCTGTTTATAGTTTATATAGAAGAAGCATGTAAGTTAAGTCAAAATGCCAAGTTGAAAAGTCTCAAAAACCTTATGTACTATCCACATAAAAGATAACAGCAATCTGGAAAAGACTTGCAAAACAGCATTAATACAACAATAAATGTGTGTATTGCAAtgctttaaataaaaaaatgccAATCATAAAACCTATTTAGCTATCTATCACAGCGCATTTAATATTACACATTTATACGGCAATGGTTTCAGCTTCTTTTAAGCTTCAGTAACATTTTCGACTTCTTTTTCATATTTAGTTACAATATGAAACACCTAATATATCCACCGATCTCATCTATTAACAGTAGAAAAAAGCCAAAATACACTAGTAAAGATATAAAAGGGTTAAAAGCTTCATACTTTCAAATAAGTAAATCTGATCACCTGTTACAAGATATTTTGACTATAACAAAATACCTATTGTAATCAAAAAATTATTCATTCAAGTACATTAAGATACAAGCTTTCTTCAATTCATCAAATTAGGTTTATAAACCTCTTTATCAAAAATAACCACAAAAGCCATAACCTTTATAAGAACACAATGAGAACCAcccaccataaaaaaaaattcaaactttaCACTGAATGAATATGTATAAAGTAATAATTCCAATCTACCACATCAACCCTAAGAAGATGAAAACCAACTATTACGAATAATACTATTTTATTCACAACTAAGTACAAAAATCAAGACCTTTATATACCAAAGAAAACAACACATaaaaaagattcaaaatttCCAACCAACCAAAGAATATGCCTAAAGTAATGATAGGACTCCACCATATTCAACTTCTACCCTAAACAACAAAACTTCCCTAAAAGGCTAATTTCTCCGTCATTAAGCACAAAATCAAAACCATTATAAACAGAAAAAAAGAATCACAGTAGAAAACCACCCACtaaaaaagattcaaactttctGAACAATGAATACACCTAAAGTATTAATACGACTCAACCATATTCCACTTGAACCCTAAACAACAAAACTTTCGAGAAAAGGCGAATTTCTGAAAAACTACGATAATATAAGGCTGGAAAAAAATCACAAAAGAAAACCACCAACAtaaaaaagattcaaactttcaTACTAACAAATACACCTATGGTACAAAATACCACTCCACCATATTCAACTTAAACCCGGAAAAACAAAAACTGTAAAATCATACTAATTTGTTCAAAGTTAAgaaccaaaaatcaaaacccttgtactccaaaaaaaaaaacacccacatgaaaaagattcaaactttaacACAAAAAATCATACCACTCTCACCTTAAACCCTAAAGGTCAAaactttatatcttttaatCAATCTATTCAATCAAATAAACATATGGGTCTTCTTTTATCATAATATTAGGTCAATAACttatacaaaaatttataaaaatacacacacacatacacacatatatctaaaatatatagatatatagatggtgttatatatGATATACCTTGAGAAAGAAGACGATTAACAGCTTCATTAGGGTCCATATTACAGTCTTTAAGAGTGGAATAGATCTCAGAATCCGGAACACCGTTTACAATCTCTTTTAAGCTTTGTACCATCTTTCTTGATGCCGGTGGTATTCCAGctccgccgccgccgccgcctcTGCTACCCATATTATTATCAGATCTGACACCACCGTCCACCTCTTCCGTGTACAGTCTCTGTTTTGTTAAGGatagtttttgtgtttgtgtcaGTTTGATGGAGTTTTGTGTGTTAATGGAGTTGTATTATAGACGACCAGAATAAAAATACGAAGAagctttctctctcttctatgAAAACCTTCTGTTTGTCTCtctttgatgtttgtatatatatatatatatatagtggttaGTTTTGGGaaattactaaaataaataataggATAATTGATATATCGTGGTTAGTTTTGGGaaataagtaaaaaacaaataagGTAATACCGTTCAGGAAAAATAGATACAAATAAGGTAACATTGTCATATCGGTGAATATCAAGATAcatacattattattttatttgtaaaacaTAAGTTTTGTAACTGAGTCATGAAAACTTTGAGCATGGATgtatgaataataaaaaaaatactccgTCCAATAAATGgataatatcaaaatatatctatactatcttataaagaaTTTTGCCATTTTTAAAAATCTCTATTCATGATTTGAACTACTTAAGTTACCCCTATTCTttgttcactaatttaaacatctttatctaatatatctataataaccttaaatctcaactactcattttcttctctctccttaaatctcaaccaattatttttttctctctcatccataagtcattttattcctttaattcattcaaaagcttctatctcaaaaaccgtatatcgataaattataaaaattgtatgggtgttcttaaaattttattctctttcattagagatgtcattcgatatactttcgataaatttttaaatgcgagggcggagcccgtacggataaagcatttggctatcacactttatgacttatcacctcctatgacctatcacccctactATCTCACCGCTGTAATGCGCGGGCACTttccctcatatatatatatatatatatattaaaggtaaataacaaaataataaataataaaataggtgaaaaataacaaaatatgaataaaacaaatttaaaagaataaacactTTTGTAGTAAAATAATACATCATAATTAAACTACAATTGACGACaagctaaataaaaaaaataaaaaaataacaataacataacaatttagtatcaataaataaataaaaactagtaaaacactaaaaataaaattaaagtaagTGGAAAAAAATACTGAACTTGATTTGTTAATTAAAGATATGAAGGATGAGaataatatgaatgagaatgattaataaaaatttatgttgaatgagaataaataataaaaagttatgttgtatatataataaaattttagttatattatagattacatATGTGATGCGACGGATATTAATTTTGAAGTCGTTTTTATATTGGCCTTGATTAACTCTTCTAAAACCAAATCACttagaaataaattttaataaaaaatagaaaaaaattataaattttaatatatagtataaaaagattatcattctgtcgtttgaaaaaaaatggtaaaagaAAATACTCACAATTTTGAAACATgccagaaaaaaaaatttgaacatAAACCATTACATTAAATCAATGGCAAAACCAAGATTATAAGTAACccgcaacaaaaaaaaaaaattatctggTTTTGTATCGATAATAGATAACgataatgataattttttatagcaaaatataaggatttttggttattttcaaaagtttttgacaaatttttgtagttgtgtttttatttagtttgacAATCACGTATTTATAAGTgtaattgttagaaaaatcttttaaaagtttaGAGTTTATAGCATTGACTAGTATCATGTATTATTTTGCCCCGTAACACCAATAGAAAATACatcatgtttttaaaaaattacactaCATCGATTTAGTGGACCCCTGACCCGAGCTACCTCTAATCATGATGTAGTGCCGCTTATGCATTAAATCCTTTATTACCAGAGTTGATGTAAAAACTTTTTTGTATCATTTGCTGGACAACAAATTGTTATACATTATGGATTTATCGTTGATATGAACTGTTATAGAATTGTTATTCTTATCAGGGTTCGAGTTT
The sequence above is drawn from the Erigeron canadensis isolate Cc75 chromosome 4, C_canadensis_v1, whole genome shotgun sequence genome and encodes:
- the LOC122595551 gene encoding uncharacterized protein LOC122595551 isoform X2 produces the protein MGSRGGGGGGAGIPPASRKMVQSLKEIVNGVPDSEIYSTLKDCNMDPNEAVNRLLSQDTFHEVKSKREKKKEHKDTTESRPRGGGSTSNRGGRSGTDRYAGRSGSTHFNSSEPGGLHGKPTYKRENGSSSFTSSNTPATRVASRNANWHPQSYSESLGVANEPLAHNVADAVPVPQPSSGYQSAWVGAPGQKSMADIVKMGRPQNKVYSTSNASQPNINHNLVPEIHPEHDASPHNEWPSIEKPPAVRVVDTHADSGMDLAQSNLSFDKSNEYVGYETNVVEPQEESSSEDDIEDHVGPASVTEPHYDDGSYNNMDSYHPHDDASDNKEVEEVEPPMSSMSASMQKLAIQDEEPTVQPEEDVPSVVIPNHLQVHSADCSHLSFGSFGVTMNPGFSGPSSAEHSETTNLEYYEDTSARTLAGAENYELPSASQTAVMKQEDSEVTHSSQNQYGFSHNNQLLEPSFPQSQTPPQTQISTPFLNVMAAANGHPAREPDLSYSQFSVSQSMPSRYANSASSISDPTISMAEALKTVGLSSSQPLQQNLSTGPAVPQHLLHPYSQPTLPLGPFAANMIGYPFLAPQSYTYMPSGFQPAYAGNSTYHQQLAAMLPQYKSSISASSLPQSAASGYGSFGGSTTIPGNYQVSQPSVAEGSAINYEDALRAHYKDSSHLLSLQQQQQQLQQQNENWLHGGGSRTMPAVAASAYYNLQGQSQQQPSGFRQGQQPSQSYGGAPLNYPDFFHSQPGMSQEQHQLQQNSREASLGGGSQGQPKLQSQQLWQNGY
- the LOC122595551 gene encoding uncharacterized protein LOC122595551 isoform X1; amino-acid sequence: MGSRGGGGGGAGIPPASRKMVQSLKEIVNGVPDSEIYSTLKDCNMDPNEAVNRLLSQDTFHEVKSKREKKKEHKDTTESRPRGGGSTSNRGGRSGTDRYAGRSGSTHFNSSEPGGLHGKPTYKRENGSSSFTSSNTPATRVASRNANWHPQSYSESLGVANEPLAHNVADAVPVPQPSSGYQSAWVGAPGQKSMADIVKMGRPQNKVYSTSNASQPNINHNLVPEIHPEHDASPHNEWPSIEKPPAVRVVDTHADSGMDLAQSNLSFDKSNEYVGYETNVVEPQEESSSEDDIEDHVGPASVTEPHYDDGSYNNMDSYHPHDDASDNKEVEEVEPPMSSMSASMQKLAIQDEEPTVQPEEDVPSVVIPNHLQVHSADCSHLSFGSFGVTMNPGFSGPSSAEHSETTNLEYYEDTSARTLAGAENYELPSASQTAVMKQEDSEVTHSSQNQYGFSHNNQLLEPSFPQSQTPPQTQISTPFLNVMQAAANGHPAREPDLSYSQFSVSQSMPSRYANSASSISDPTISMAEALKTVGLSSSQPLQQNLSTGPAVPQHLLHPYSQPTLPLGPFAANMIGYPFLAPQSYTYMPSGFQPAYAGNSTYHQQLAAMLPQYKSSISASSLPQSAASGYGSFGGSTTIPGNYQVSQPSVAEGSAINYEDALRAHYKDSSHLLSLQQQQQQLQQQNENWLHGGGSRTMPAVAASAYYNLQGQSQQQPSGFRQGQQPSQSYGGAPLNYPDFFHSQPGMSQEQHQLQQNSREASLGGGSQGQPKLQSQQLWQNGY